One window of Oceanispirochaeta sp. genomic DNA carries:
- a CDS encoding HU family DNA-binding protein yields MNQSELIEQIANELGVSNAQSQRLLRATLREIRNLLQGGHSVTIPHLGTFDTATYDKHRGYRPVSHDFAIFPKRRVPVFRTGTLLREDVYDLESDETGETK; encoded by the coding sequence ATGAACCAATCAGAGCTTATTGAACAAATTGCAAATGAGTTGGGTGTATCAAACGCTCAGTCTCAGCGATTGTTGAGGGCAACCCTTAGGGAGATTCGTAACCTCCTTCAAGGGGGACACTCGGTAACCATACCCCACCTTGGCACCTTCGACACGGCAACATACGATAAGCACCGCGGTTATAGGCCCGTAAGTCATGACTTTGCGATTTTCCCAAAACGGCGGGTGCCTGTATTTCGCACGGGCACATTGCTCCGTGAAGACGTTTATGATCTCGAATCGGACGAAACAGGTGAGACGAAATGA